The Malus domestica chromosome 13, GDT2T_hap1 genome includes a window with the following:
- the LOC103454681 gene encoding agamous-like MADS-box protein AGL62, giving the protein MEAKKTRGRQKTEMKRIEKEDDRLVVFSKRRSGIYKKATENLFWRPTGRKKILQAIENYNESVEHLEVVKECRKALRQLEGQRGSGEQKVWWKPPIKDLDLQGLKQMHDSFKRVTDHVSSNLRLTQGSRFDNCTASTSASAVSNPNPNHSH; this is encoded by the exons ATGGAAGCCAAGAAGACCAGAGGCAGGCAAAAGACTGAGATGAAGAGGATAGAAAAGGAAGATGATCGTCTAGTTGTCTTTTCAAAACGCCGATCaggaatatacaagaaggctactGA GAACCTATTCTGGAGGCCTACCGGCAGGAAAAAAATCCTCCAGGCCATAGAGAACTATAATGAGTCGGTAGAGCACCTTGAGGTAGTGAAAGAGTGCCGCAAGGCGCTCCGACAATTGGAAGGACAAAGGGGAAGCGGCGAACAGAAAGTCTGGTGGAAACCTCCTATAAAGGATCTTGACTTGCAAGGACTCAAGCAAATGCATGATTCCTTTAAGCGTGTCACGGATCATGTGAGCAGTAATCTCAGGCTCACACAAGGCAGTCGCTTTGACAACTGTACTGCCTCCACTTCTGCATCAGCCGTATCCAATCCCAATCCCAATCATTCCCATTAA
- the LOC103454680 gene encoding uncharacterized protein gives MKTDKWSLLSRLRKAVKKVSLLLNLNVNRWRIASVIGRTISGDHRLMSFNDRPGLRAACSDENSSEEDSGSSRGYLQRNIIYPLDQDDIDQRAEMFIGNFRRQLQVERQISLELRYCRENIFDLKSP, from the coding sequence ATGAAGACGGACAAGTGGTCTTTATTGAGCCGCCTTAGGAAGGCCGTGAAGAAGGTAAGCTTACTACTAAACCTCAACGTGAATCGCTGGCGAATCGCTTCGGTGATCGGCCGTACTATTTCTGGCGACCACCGGTTGATGAGCTTCAATGACCGTCCGGGGCTGAGAGCGGCGTGTAGCGATGAGAACAGCTCCGAGGAGGACTCAGGGTCTTCTAGGGGATATCTTCAGAGGAACATAATCTATCCATTGGATCAAGATGATATTGACCAAAGAGCAGAGATGTTCATAGGGAATTTCCGTCGCCAACTTCAGGTGGAGAGACAAATTTCGTTGGAGCTTCGGTATTgcagagaaaatatttttgacttgAAGTCTCCTTGA
- the LOC139190927 gene encoding uncharacterized protein, with protein MEVQGFPGLAGYYRRFVKDFSTIALPLTKLSRKVPFVWSSECEQSFQQLKYLLTHAPVLTFPNDGGNFEIYSDVSLNGLGCVLMQHDKVIVCVSWQLKPHEKNYPTHNLELPNLNPRQRRLVELLSDYDCTIEYHPGHANSVANALSMKSHGQLNALYASCVPLLTNLRSTKVALKEGCRGALIASFQAVLDGKKKDLWIRDLDDMLMQGKHMYVPNVEELKRDILDEAYISAYAMHPGSTKMLRQRGKSRLDCYNHSRYLSGNGKILQWISCTNYLVRKVVTMLERTIQTLADMLTLPVLQFGDAWHKRLPLIVFAYNNCFHSSIGMAPFEALYGKPCRTPLCWFEVDERVLVGTEIVDETAQNIQVIKGNLKVAQDRHKSIVDKHSTNRVYKVGDWVFLKLSPWKVLSDSERKGSSALGTSDRTRSLNESVSDPSHVIPPQPLEINPDLTYDEVPVTILDWKDKVLRNKTVRMVKVLWRNHSVEEATWEREERMRDMYPRLFYGFDGS; from the exons ATGGAAGTTCAAGGCTTTCCTGGTCTTGCTGGTTATTATCGACGCTTCGTGAAAGACTTTTCGACCATAGCACTACCTCTGACAAAATTGTCTAGAAAAGTTCCTTTTGTGTGGAGTAGTGAGTGTGAGCAGAGTttccagcagttgaagtatcttctcactcatgcacctgtctTAACATTTCCTAATGATGGTGGGAATTTCGAGATCTATAGTGATGTGTCATTGAATGGTCTTGGTTGTGTGTTAATGCAGCATGATAAAGTGATTGTTTGTGTATCGTGGCAGTTAAAGCCCCATGAGAAGAACTATCCTACTCACAATCTCGAGTTG CCGAACCTCAATCCTCGGCAGCGGAGGTTGGTAGAGTTGctcagtgattatgactgcaccaTTGAGTATCACCCAGGTCATGCCAATTCAGTAGCTAATGCTCTTAGTATGAAGTCTCATGGCCAACTTAATGCTCTTTATGCTAGTTGCGTTCCTCTTTTGACTAACCTAAGATCCACTAAAGTAGCATTGAAAGAGGGTTGTCGAGGGGCCCTAATTGCCAGTTTTCAG GCAGTGTTAGACGGGAAAAAGAAGGACCTCTGGATTAGAGATCTTGACGACATGCTTATGCAAGGCAAACATATGTATGTACCGAATGTTGAGGAATTGAAGAGAGACATATTGGATGAAGCGTATATTTctgcttatgcgatgcatccagggagcaccaagat GTTAAGGCAGAGAGGAAAAAGCCGTTTGGATTGCTACAACCACTCTCGAtacctcagtggaaatgggaagatattACAATGGATTTCGTGTACAAATTACCTCGTACGTAAAGTGGTTACGATG TTAGAGAGAACTATCCAGACTTTGGCAGATATGTTGACATTGCCAGTTCTACAGTTTGGAGACGCTTGGCACAAGCGCTTACCGTTGATAGTGTTCGCATACAACAACTGCTTCCATTCTAgcattggtatggcaccatttgaagCGTTGTATGGGAAACCCTGTCGTACTCCACTTTGTTGGTTTGAGGTCGATGAGCGGGTTTTAGTGGGCACTGAGATCGTGGATGAGACGGCACAGAACATTCAGGTGATAAAGGGTAACCTGAAAGTGGCCCAGGATCGGCATAAGAGTATTGTAGATAAACATTCTACCAACAGAGTTTATAAGgttggtgattgggtatttttgaagTTATCTCCGTGGAAAGTGTTGTCCGATTCCGAAAGAAAGGGAAGCTCAGCCCTAGGTACATCGGACCGTACCAGATCGTTGAATGAGTCG GTTTCTGATCCGTCACACGTAATCCCTCCTCAGCCACTAGAGATCAATCCAGATTTGACCTATGATGAGGTTCCAGTGACTATCCttgattggaaggataaggttcTTAGGAACAAGACCGTGCGGATGGTGAAGgttttgtggaggaaccactcagTGGAGGAAGCCACTTGGGAGAGAGAAGAGCGTATGCGAGATATGTATCCACGTCTGTTTTATGGCTTTGATGGTAGTTAG